One genomic region from Gossypium hirsutum isolate 1008001.06 chromosome D13, Gossypium_hirsutum_v2.1, whole genome shotgun sequence encodes:
- the LOC107890165 gene encoding agamous-like MADS-box protein AGL80, producing the protein MSRKKIKLAYITNDSARKTTYKKRSKGLLKKVREITTLCGIQAFAVINSPDFGSQAEVWPSLEDARRLLSEFKKLPLTKQNKNMVNQESFLEQSLAKATQQLRKLREENRQKELKEVMFESLSGKGILQSLNAMDLDEVDLLIKQNLADIDNRVRVLTKASRS; encoded by the coding sequence ATgtctagaaagaaaataaagcttgcctACATTACCAATGATTCAGCAAGGAAAACTACCTACAAGAAAAGAAGCAAGGGTCTGTTGAAGAAGGTGCGTGAAATCACTACCCTTTGTGGGATTCAAGCTTTTGCTGTTATCAACTCTCCTGATTTTGGCTCTCAAGCGGAGGTATGGCCGTCCCTCGAGGATGCCCGACGCTTGCTTTCTGAGTTCAAGAAGCTGCCCCTGACGAAACAAAACAAGAACATGGTTAACCAAGAGAGTTTTCTTGAGCAAAGCTTAGCCAAAGCTACTCAACAGCTTAGGAAACTGCGCGAGGAGAATCGCCAGAAGGAGTTGAAAGAAGTCATGTTCGAAAGCCTGAGTGGAAAAGGGATATTGCAGAGTTTGAATGCGATGGATTTGGATGAGGTGGATCTATTGATTAAGCAAAACTTGGCGGATATTGACAATAGGGTTCGTGTGCTTACTAAAGCGTCTCGTTCCTAA